The window AGAACTGAGCCTGGATCATAATAATTCTGAATGTCAAATTTATGCATTGGTTTACCCATATGCCTTGTTACTTTGCCACCTGGTCTGTATTTTTGACTGGTTGGTTCATAATGCATTTTACAAGTTAGTCACTTGAACTattaaggtttgtttttgttttgtcctctGCTTCCATGTTAATCTTtaacatttaagattcctgttaaGTTTTAACTCAAAACTTAGTATGTGTAAAATAATTATAAGGTAACAATGCATTTTTAGTGTGTATATTTAGACTTTGTGCCACTTTGTTTGCAGGAGATATGAAAGGTGAAGTGTATCCATTCGGCATAGTTGGGATGGCCAACAAAGGGGATTGCCTGCAGAAAGGGGAGAGTGTCAAGTTCCAGTTGTGTGTCCTTGGCCAAAATGCACAAACCATGGCCTACAATATCACTCCCCTTCGTAGGGCCACTGTGGAGTGTGTGAAAGATCAGGTAATTAAGTACTGTGTTTCTGGATCTGAATCTGTCCTTTCATATGTTGATAAGGAAGTGTCATCAGCCAATATCTATGTGATTTCGACCcactatgtagctttgactggcctggatcttcctacctcaccCTCTTCAGCACTGAGATTTAAACTGCCATGCCTGACTCATGAAGTTTCTATTTAGACTTTTTTGCTTTGGGAGGATGACAAGGGGGGACAAGTGACAACATTAGCAAGGAGAAAATGAGAGTGATTATTAGTAATCACTGTCGTTCAGTGGACATAGTCGTGCTCATAAGATGATGAATGGCAGGCCTTTCCAGGTGTTATTTTCCTGATGAATTCTACCACAGACCCAGCTGAATTTGGTCCATCAGTATTAATggcatatttgtttgtttgtttgtttcttttttttcctcttttggtttttcaagacagggtttctcggtagctttggaggctgtcctagaactcgctttgtagaccaggctggcatcgaactcacagggatccacctgtaaTGGCATGTTTTATAAGTCCTTTCTAATTAATGTTAGCATTCTTTCAAAATGAAGTGCTTTTCCTTTCTGTAGTATGTCTTCTCCACTgtaaattttgtgtgtttgttttctttttctagtttggCTTTATTAACTATGAAGTAGGAGATAGCAAGAAACTCTTTTTCCATGTGAAAGAAGTTCAGGATGGCATTGAGCTACAGGCAGGAGATGAGGTGGAGTTCTCAGTGATTCTTAATCAGCGCACTGGGAAATGCAGTGCCTGTAATGTTTGGCGAGTCTGGTGAGTTTATATGAATTTATTGTAGTTGGATTAGTAACtgtcctgagttcattcccaTAATTTGTGTGAGCTGTGCTTTGCcagctttcttttcccttttctattctgTTTATTAGGTACTATTTTCCCACTTTACCTCTCTCTAGTTTTGTCTTTTACTCTTGTCATTGGTTTGAGACAGATATCAACTTTATACTCatgactggccttgagcttgctgaCATGTGCCATCTGCCATATCTTTTTCTACCTCTAGTATTCATTGTCTGACCTTGAGTCTCATAAACCTGACCTGAGACACACTTGGATACTGTGGTGTGTTAGCACTGAATGTGCTGGTCTTCAATATTAAAAGGTTATATAATTCTTGTTCTTAAGAAATTCAGCTTATTAGCTCTTTATTATCTTTTTTGTCAAGTCATTTCTAGGCTGTACTGCTTAAATGTCTAATTTTTATACCTTAGTCATCATGACTCATGCTAATAGGATTTCTAGTCGCATCATTGTTCCCTTTAAAGATAGGAATCTAGAACTGCTTCTTCATAGTAGACTTAAGGTTTTCCGAGTGTTACTGTGTTTTATGTTATCTGTGGAATTGGTCTCTCTGCAGATAGTCTAGGGTCTCACGGAAACGATTGTTCATAGCACCTATCCGATAGGTTGCAACTGAGCGGGGAAAAGTATATATAACCAGACTTGTTTGTCTTGTGTTACTAGTTGTCTAAGTCGAGGCAAGAGTTCCCCTCATTAAAAATGAGTCATTTGGGTAGGAAACCTACCCACTGATGCCTTGTTCCCAGCAGTTGTTAGTTTTTCTCACTTTCACATTTACAGTGAAGGCCCCAAAGCTGTTGCAGCTCCTCGACCTGATCGACTGGTCAATCGCTTGAAGAATATCACCTTGGATGATGCCAGTGCTCCTCGTCTAATGGTTCTTCGTCAGCCAAGGGGACCGGATAACTCAATGGTATGTATGATTCCATTGGGGGTTTGAGGGAGATCAACTGACAAGCTTACTTCAAAGCAAGGATTGCTTATCATTAGTTAGGGTTCCCTAACACATTGAAACACATCGATTCACTCCCTGATTGATGCTTTTCTGTAAGaagctctttttctttcctttttgagacagggtcatgcaaatcagagtggccttgaactccccacTCTGCCTCTGCTTTACCTGTGGTAGGATTGGTGTCATCACACCAAGAAGCACATTTCTTGCTTTCAGGCCTACTCCATAATAAGTTCTTACTCTTAGAATTTGTAGTGGATATGataatttaaagtaatattttcataGTTTGTTAGAATTATATATTGTGATTGTTATACACTCAAATCATTAACTTTTATTTCTTCACAGGGATTTGGTGCAGAAAGAAAGATCCGTCAAGCTGGTGTCATTGACTAACCACACCCACAAAGCACATCATTAATCCACTATGGTCAAGTTGGGGGGATTCTGGTGAAGGGTTCTgaatatctttctcttcatccctCCTAAAATCTGGAATACTTATTCTATTGAGCTATTACACCAGTTTTAACACCTTCCTCgtgttatgtttaaaaaaaataaataaatttaagaaaccattttaaaattatgcacaGTTGCAGCCTGGGAAACTTAAGGTGGCGCCTTATAGTATCAATTTAGGAGCTTTATTTGGTGCATTTAACGCAACTGGTAATTGCAAATTCCACTTGGCCTGTGTAAATGAACAATACAGACTGTTACCTTGTTGGCCCTATGAAATTCTGCACTCTATTGAGTATATACTCTACCTTCATTACTTAGCACTCAGTcgcattcttttcctttttttcctgttcATTATGCTTTAATTCTGAGGACCATATGAAGGTAGAATATATTACCTTTAAAATACTGCAAAAATTTATATAGCAAACGATTTTAAGTTGACGGCCAAAtgttaaaatgttattttcatatCATTTATAATCTTGTCACAATCCACTTAACGAGTTTGATTACATTTCAGTGAAAATTATCTTCCagagtaggttttttttttttttcttcctgggatGGGGGGTAAATAACTACTACAGTTAGTATGTATGGTGCAGAATTTCATGCAAATGAAGTGTGCCAGCAGTGTgataatttaaacatatttaaacaaAAGACGAATGCACAGAATTGCTGCTGCTTCGATCACTGCAGCTTCTAGGACCCAGTTTCTTttactgatttaaaaacaaaacaaaacaaaacaaaaaaaataaaaaagttgtgCCTGAAATGAATCCTGTTTTTTTTATAAGTAGCCCCCTGGATCCAGTGTCCTGTTGAATACAGGCACTTGATCCTTGGTGTAGCTTCTGTTCAACTTTGTATCACGGGAATGGATTGGCCTGATTTCTCGGCCCTCATCTTGAATTGGCCCCAAACAGGGTCTCTGGCAAGTGGAGTGAAGGCTTTTTGTCTAAAGATGACAAGAGTCAGCTCAGGGGTTGTGGGGGAGGGCGCTTTCATCTTCCCCATTGTCATTTGAGTAATTTGATCTCTGGGTAAAGAGGCCATTTATCTTTGTAAACACAAAACATTTTTGCTTTCTCCGTTTTTCTGTTAATGGCGAAAGAATGGAAGCGAATAAAGTTTTACTGATTTTTGAGACACTAGCACCTAGCACTTTCATTATTGAAACGGGGGTGGGAGGGGCGGGCCTGGGTGCGGCCAGCCGCAATACTCGTAGCTCGTAGGCCCACGTGGCCGGGGCGGGACTCTAGTGCCCTGGGCGCCTACTGATTACGTAGCGGGTGGGGCCGGAAGTGCTGCTCCCGGAGTGGGGGCTGTTCATGGCGGTTTCGGGGTCTCCGACAGTTTCGCAGGTTGAGGTCCAAAAACCTCCCGAAGCGGAGTCAGCGGAGCTTGAGGTAAGGCTCCAGCCTGAATAGCATCGGGCTCCGCGGCATGCGGACGCCTGGCGGGACAGGAAGACGCTGAGACTCGAGAGCTGGAGACAAAAGGCCTGGGTGTGGGACCTTCGCTGCCTGCGGCGGTCCGTGGGGTGATCTTCGGAGCCGGAAAGGGGAGTTTCGGGAAGTAGTGCCTGGCGGACCCCAGAGCTTGGATTTGCAAGAGGAGTAGGAAAGGGGCTCCTTTTCCCCTAGCTTGAGGGCGGGGCCGAGTGTGACGGAAAAGTAGACGCGGTTCTTAAATCCAAGAAGCTGTAGCCGCTCTCACCTgcaagtgttttttgtttgaatCACTTTGAGGCCTTAGTGGAAGGCCACATGTATCAAATAGATGCCTTTGAAACCGATTTTAGTAACTCATAAAAGTCTTTGAAGTACTTTAGGTTTGGCTTGCCAGTTTAATCGTAACTGCTGCTTTCCTACAGGTTCTTGCTGGTGTGAAATGACTGAGTACAAACTGGTGGTGGTTGGAGCAGGTGGTGTTGGGAAAAGTGCTTTGACAATCCAGTTAATCCAGAACCATTTTGTGGATGAATATGATCCCACCATAGAGGTGAGGCCCAATCCACCGCCTGGCCCTGGCTCTCACTTTTGGCTTTCTTTTACCTATATCCTCTCTCTATCCtttgaaagaaaggagagaaagcaggGTGTTAGAGATATCCCCAAAACAATAAATTTTTACAGagttggtagaaaaaaaaagttcatgcttactaaaatcttccttttcaacgcctacattttttttttagtagcttGTTATCTGTTGCAAATACAGTGCTGCgtttattccatttcttcataTATTGCAGCTGTTAAATAGACACGTAGGTCACAAGGAAAAAGATTGTAGGAGAAATAGAGATCCTCAGAGCTCTGCATAGGCTCCGGTTTTCATTATTGAGCTAGTCCAAACTGAGTTAGGCTAGAAACAGATTGAGGTTTTGAGTCATTGTGCCTAGGAATTCCAACTATCTCTGCAATTTAGTTATGGAATATTGAGAAAAATCACCTAACTCTCCATGAgtcttatttttcttcatgatgTTAAATTTTCATAACCTTACTAGGCTTGGTGTAGGTGTGTGTAAAACCCAGCATTCAAGAAGCTGAGGAAAGAGATTCTAAGTTCAAGGCTTGCATGAACTGCATATTGAGACCTTATTTACAAAATACCGAAGAATTTTTTCATGTGTAAACTTGTTCTTCTACCATACAGGGGTGTTAGACAAATTTGTATGTCTATAGAggctactttttgtttgtttgttttttcaagatagggtttctctgtgtagctttgtgcctttcctggaactcactctgtagcccaggctggcctcgaactcacagagatccacctgcctctcaagtgctgggattaaaggcgtgcgccaccaccgcccggccctagaGGCTACATTTTAATGTATTCACAGAACCATATACAAGAATGGAACAATCTAAGTGCATTTCCAGTACCACAGATAAGGCCTTCCAAATGTGGGAATATTGTATAATAAAAGTGAGATACTGCCATAAAGCAATATCAGAAGTTTCTGgagtttgttgtttttgctactgatttggttttttgtttttgtttttgtttttttgagacagggtttctctgtgtagctttgcacctttcctggaacttgctttggagaccaggctggccttgaatcacaGTGATCTGCTtgcccttttgttttgttttgttttgttttgtttttgtttttgttttgctttgttccaTTTTTGAGAATGGGTCTCACTGTGCTACTCTGGCTGGCCTGATACTCacttgcaatgtagaccaggctggccttgaactcactgatacCCATCCACCCTGTCATCCCcagtgcacatttgtgtgtgtgtgtgtgtgtgtgtgtgtgtgtgtgtgtgtgagagagagagagagagagagagagagagagagagagagaatgaattgtTTATGCTACCTGTTAGCAGTTTGAGGGCAAGTCACATAGTCAGGCTTATTTGTTCTTAGTAATTACATTCCTctgattttaaataaagattGAGCCTATCCATGCCCCGCCACCTCCTCACCCTTTCACATTCCCAGGATTCTTACCGAAAACAAGTGGTAATTGATGGTGAGACTTGTCTGTTGGACATACTGGACACAGCTGGACAAGAGGAGTACAGTGCCATGAGAGACCAATACATGAGGACAGGCGAAGGATTCCTCTGCGTATTTGCCATCAATAATAGCAAATCATTTGCAGATATTAATCTCTACAGGTACTGGGAGTattattttctgaaacaaaaattttacATGTGTTCTGAATTGGGGAACATACAACTTTAAAGTTTTTGATTATTTGTGGAGGTGAGGACATATGTGCCacgggagtcagaggacagctaaTGAAAGTTCTCTCCTTATGTCTGGGGATCTTGACTTAGCAGTAGGCACCTTTGCTCATTGACCGAGCTATCTCACTGGcatttatatacctttttcttacAGGAAAAGTTACTGTTAGGTTGTGTGATAATGAGAATCTGGGGTTAAagtctggagctggagctcagtggtaaagcacttgcttagcatgtgtgagcccCAGTTTCAATCTCTGgtattaaaaggaaagaaaaagagaatctgGTTATCACTGAAAGTAAATGTTCCTGTGTCTAGTAAGTATACTGTTACTACATTCCTCATACATAAATGAAGCTGCTGCTGAATAACAGAAAGCTAGACAGGCCCTAAGAAATATTACAGCATTcttatttactcattttatatttttgagacaggatgttatgtgtatcccaggctagcctcgaatttacaatcttcctgcctcagtctccaaagtgctAGCTGCTTACAGGTGGTATGCCATCATGCTCAGCCAATATTCTTACTTTATAGAGTGTTCAGAAGTGGTTGTTGGATTTTCagagttgtgttttgtttgtttgtttgttttgttaagcCGAGGATtttcactctaccactgagctaaatccccaacccaatttttttttctttagtagcaGAGCTAGACCCCTAAAACACCAAGCTTCTCTCTTAGAGCAGTATTCTGTCTTTGGGTACTGTCAAGGTTGAAACTTGATTCTGTTATTAATTAGCTGAGTAAGTTTTAAATAGAgatttaaataaagatttaactTTAGGACAAAAGTCTTATTTAAACTTTAACTTATTTACACTTTatctaaaaaaatcttttaaataaagatttaactTTAGCACAAAACACTAAATCTGTGTGTCTCAGTTTCTGAATTTATTGCGAGTTAAGAATACCTCCTTTAGGACTAGATAGAGAAAgggctcaagggttaagagcactgactgctgtttcagaggacccgggttcaattgccagcacccacatggggcccCAAACCATcaaactccatttccagggcatctgataccctgcCCTGGTCTCCCtgagcaccaggtacacatggtTCACTGACAAACATGTagaaaaaacactcatacacagaaaataataataaaagaataccTCCTTCATAAAGTTGCCAAGAGTAAACACTCAGAACAGTGCTTGGCCCATAGTACATACTTTGTAAGTCTGCCTACACCCTTGAGTCCTGGCTTATTTCCATATTTCCTCAGTTTGGTGTTCTTTGTGGGAGTAACAGAGTCCTAAAACTAATGCCTTTGGATCCCAAAGGATGACTACCACTGACCGAGCACTTATTGAAAGCATCTTTTAAGCATATATAGTAGGGTTAGCAAGATGGTTCATTTGGTAagggcacttgtcaccaagcctgattgCTGAGTCCAATCCCAGGACCCTACATGGTCAAAGGAAAGAcccatcctctgacctccgtatTTGCACTGTAGCATGTGTGTAGTATAGCAAAATAATGTTAATTTTAGAAATAGGCTTAAGAATAGGTGAAGAGGAAATTCAGTGAGTGTATTCTGTAATGGCATCATACCCAGTGATCTTCATTGGGCACACTACAGACATGATAGTTGTCTTGTCAGTTTGTGTGTGCTGAGAATAAATCACTTGCTTAGAAGTATACTGATGCTGAGAAGAAATTGTGTCTGATCCTCACAGAGGTTGAATAATATGGGAACAGCAATGACAGACAGTGATATGCTCCAGGTGCTTAGGCTGCTTTACAAGTTAGGCTTGACATAGGCAACtatcactgggcatggtggtactttggaagccaaggcaagaggattgagagttcaaggctaccctggtctagATGGGGAGTTCActgccaacctgagctacagtaGTAAGATCCTGGTGggtttttggggggcagggatatctttttgtttgaggttttttgtttgttttttgagacagggcttctctgtgtaacagtcctagctttctcgtagaccagtctggctcaaagctccacctgcctctgcctcctcctgcatgctgggattaaaagcatgcactatcaccacccagcttggttttggtgtttgggtttgggggtaggggtggggtggggtggcaaaTGGCTTTGACATTGCACCAAAGCAGGTCTGTAAATAGCCAGTAGGATGCAGTTGGGGTATGTGACCAAAATCCAAGGGAAGAGTCTAGAACAGTGCTGTGCAGTGTGGTAGCCATGACCGGATGTGGTTATTTCATTCACATTTACACAAAACTGAAGGAATTAGTTTCTTGGCCACAGAAGCAACTGGTGAAGTGCTCAATGGTGACTGCCATGTTGAATACTGGTTTCTGTCATCACAGAGAGCTCTTTGTCAAGAGGATCTAAGACAGTAAGTTCTAGAATGTACCAGGTGCCATATTGTATGTGACACTGAAGAGAAAGCGGTCTTTGCCAGGGGTAGTAggacacaccttcaatcccagcacccaggaggcagaggtaggcggatccctgagtttgaggccagcctgggctatatagagaaactctgtccttaaaaaaacaaacaaacaaacaaaaacaatcagggttggggattttagctcagttgtagagcgtttgcctagcaagcacaaggccctgggtttggtcctcagctctaaaataacaaacaaacaaaaaaatctttggtAGTTCTGGATCTGTGCAcatgcctgcatgcacacacatttactaAGAGCAAACCTggaatgtttttgttgttacatATCTTGGGCTTCTAGCTATAATTTTGTTTGAGGAAAGTATTAGGGCACCGCCCAACTTAAAGAGTGACTCAATTATCTTCCATTAAATAGTGTTGTAAAGGGATTTTCAAAAAGTTATTTAGGTGCCAGCatgatggctcagagggcaaaggTCATCATgcgacaacctgagtttgatcccccccTGACCCATAtgatagaagaagaaaatcaacttCCCGGggtttcttctgatctccacatgcatgccaaaTTAAGAtatgttaaaattttttaagtCATTTAGAACCTATAAGTTCTACTTTTTATACTTCTAAACTTAATCTAAAGTACTATTTGTAATTTCCAGTGAAATCCAGAGCCAAGCTTTTTGGAAAATCTAGGAGCCTAATGAAGTCATGTGTCAGGATATAAGAGCCAGCTGTTTCTAGGAAGTGAATTGGTGGACGCAGCCTCATCATGGCTACTACACCAAGTCTAAACTAACATCCTTAGCTTACAAGTCTATAGTTGTATTATAAGTGTTCAGAATTTGTAAGCCAAGTAATAAAAGCTAAAAGGACTTACCACCCTCTCTTGCCCTACCGGTTTATTCCTCCCAGAAAGCTTAGTATTCTTACGGTCTACTACTGTATTCTCTGTTTTAGGGAGCAGATTAAGCGAGTGAAAGACTCTGATGATGTGCCTATGGTGCTGGTAGGGAACAAATGTGACTTGCCCACAAGGACAGTTGATACAAAACAAGCCCATGAGCTGGCCAAGAGTTACGGAATTCCATTCATTGAAACCTCAGCTAAGACCCGACAGGTATGCTAAGAGATTTGAATAGTATGGGGATTTAAGTCAGGGAGGTTTGTTGGTCAAGTATGGTAGAGGTGTAGCCCATGTTCTTTGTAataatgcttttctttctgttggttttttgtcaatcttctctgtgtctgctaCCTCCTCTCCCCCATACACACTCTTCTGTGGCATTTTTATTCCTGCGTTAACAGGCTCAACTCTTTCTAGTGAAGAACTTAAACATACTTGTAAACATGAGTCCAGTTTCTATCCTGCTGAAGGGAGTCCTCACATTTGGTAGTTAGAGTCTGTTCTGTGCCCCACATTGCCCTTTTCTCAGtgctcttttctctttgtgttgtttgttACAAACATGTCATTTCTTTATCAGCCTATCAATATGATCCCCTAGGAATGCTGGACTTAGTGTCGTCTTCCTAGTtatcttacttagggtttctgttgctgtgaagagacaccatgacatggcaaccctttttttggtttttcaagacagggtttctctgtgtagctttgcgtctttcctggaattcatttggtagcccaggctggcctcgaactcacagagatccacctggctctgcctcccaagtggtaggattaaagggtGCGCCACCATCACTCAGcgacatggcaactcttataaagaaatatttaattggggcttgcttaattttcaggggttcagtccattatcatcatggtggaacatggcaaccatgcaggcagacatggtgctggagaaggagctgagagctctacatcttgatccataggcagcagaaggagactgtgtccACACTGAGGGTAGCTTGAgcttatgagacctcaaaacctatCTCCACAGAAGTAcactttctggggctggagagatggctcagaggttaagagcactgactgctcttccagaggtcctgagttcaattcccagcacccacatggtggctcacaaccatctgtaatgagatctggtgccctcttctggtgggtagacatacatgctgtatacataataaataaatccttaaaaaaaaaaaaaaaaaaaagtacactccctccaacaaggccacatctcctaatagtgccactccttatgggccaagcattcaaacaaacGAATCACTgggaggccattcctattcaaaccaccacactaagtCACCCTAATTTATTGACTGTTAATTTAGTATTTGAATCCACGCAAAGAAGTGTGAGAGCTTACAATTTGACCTGtggcaattttttgtttttcttttatcctcCTTCTTGTAATAGGGTGTGGAAGATGCCTTTTACACACTAGTAAGGGAGATACGCCAGTACCGAATGAAAAAGCTCAACAGCAATGATGATGGCACTCAAGGTTGTATGGGGTTGCCTTGTGTGGTGATGTAATAAGGTGGGTGTGTGTTTTCTCGTCATAACTATATCTCCTATTTAGTATTGGGCTGTTCCAAATAGTGTGAGCACTACTGTCTTTTGCAATTTAAATGAGAGTTTCCATGTATCTGTAACTAGAAAATAACTTTCCTGGGTGCTGCAGACATGGCTCAGTGTGGCAGGGTATACtttctactcttccagaggacctgattcatttcccagcatctatCTATGTGAGCTCACCTGTGTGACTCCAGACCcaaggaatccagtgccctctggtctccacaggcaccaacatacatcacacacacacacacacacacacaaatattcgaaaaaataatttctttaatggCCCTTTTCAGAGAGTGCTATGGTCTAATTTATTCTTTCAGCATTTATTCTACAGACAGCTTcctttttgtgggggaggggattaCTTTGGGAAAAGTTgggtttttgagaaaaggtttctctgtagctttggagcctgtcctggaacttgctctatagaccaagctagcctcaaactcacagagatccgtctgtctctgcctcctaagtgctggaattaaaggcgtgtaccaccactgcccagctcagtttCCTATTTTTAGCATTAGGAATTTGAGACCTCTATGTACCATGTTTGTGGAAAGGAAAAGAGTTTGAAGATTCACAATATAGAAAACTAAtggctctgtgttcttctctAGACTCTTTGAATGTTCTGTCACAGAAAAGAGCCACTTTCAAGGTAGGACAAGTTTGAATGTCTTGATTCACACTTCCTTTCTTGCCCTTGTTCCTCATACCTCCCATCTCTTTCAGCTGCACTGATGCCCTGGTTCTGacatccctggaggagatgtgtccCTGCTGCTCTCTGCATCTCATCAGAGCTCCTGCTTCCTGTTTCCCTGACTCAGTGGATGAGCATAGCCATCTAATCTGAGACCTTAGAACAACTACCTCCTCACTGGGCTGTCTGACCAGAGAAATGCACCTGTTTCTCCCCAGTAGTTTTCTGACCTGGGCTCTCCTCCCTAGAAACAAACACACCCCT is drawn from Onychomys torridus chromosome 6, mOncTor1.1, whole genome shotgun sequence and contains these coding sequences:
- the Nras gene encoding GTPase NRas, with protein sequence MTEYKLVVVGAGGVGKSALTIQLIQNHFVDEYDPTIEDSYRKQVVIDGETCLLDILDTAGQEEYSAMRDQYMRTGEGFLCVFAINNSKSFADINLYREQIKRVKDSDDVPMVLVGNKCDLPTRTVDTKQAHELAKSYGIPFIETSAKTRQGVEDAFYTLVREIRQYRMKKLNSNDDGTQGCMGLPCVVM